A region from the Actinoplanes sp. OR16 genome encodes:
- the ribA gene encoding GTP cyclohydrolase II, giving the protein MPVRTRVTVPLEFADGYSTTAEVITFTGLADGKEHLALALGSVTAGDVPLVRMHSECMTGDVFGSQRCDCGPQLREAVERIATTGGYLLYLRQEGRGIGLYAKLDAYALQDLGMDTYEANRALGHADDERDYTAAAQMLATLGADEIDLLTNNPDKSQQLRDLGISVRSVRATGVHASSANVRYLQAKVAHTQHTIELAS; this is encoded by the coding sequence ATGCCGGTTCGTACGCGCGTCACCGTTCCGCTCGAGTTCGCCGACGGCTACAGCACCACGGCCGAGGTGATCACCTTCACCGGCCTCGCCGACGGCAAGGAGCACCTGGCGCTCGCGCTCGGCTCCGTGACCGCCGGGGATGTCCCGCTGGTCCGGATGCACTCGGAGTGCATGACCGGCGACGTCTTCGGCTCGCAGCGCTGCGACTGCGGACCGCAGCTGCGCGAAGCCGTCGAGCGGATCGCCACCACCGGCGGCTACCTCCTCTACCTTCGCCAGGAAGGGCGGGGCATCGGGCTCTACGCGAAGCTCGACGCGTACGCGCTTCAGGACCTCGGCATGGACACGTACGAGGCGAACCGGGCGCTCGGGCACGCCGATGACGAGCGGGACTACACGGCTGCCGCGCAGATGCTCGCCACGCTCGGCGCTGACGAGATCGATCTGCTGACCAACAATCCGGACAAATCGCAGCAGTTGCGGGACCTTGGCATCTCGGTGCGGTCGGTTCGGGCTACGGGGGTGCACGCTTCGTCGGCTAATGTCCGGTATCTGCAGGCCAAGGTGGCGCATACTCAGCACACGATCG